A part of Prolixibacteraceae bacterium genomic DNA contains:
- a CDS encoding transposase — protein MLQNKSTKVFSETQSFFSSSEKGINRIISLYKLLNLRQLKLGNKELPQSTYFKGDILLGLLLFPIFSIPNIYSYSKHYLSEMLEAQKNTFYRFKNNSQIDWRTIVSSCNNKLFGQIAKNSHSDDCNQAERCLIIDDTDFEKSTYKTEHVSKIWSHVTHRYIFGFKGLFLGLWDGKSYFTLDFSLHKERGKNKKTPFGLTAKQRKKQFSKKRSTKSNGFNREKELVIDKITMAKEMMVNAIKQGITVDYILMDSWFFCDSILKTVISNGMHLVAMAKMSSAKYSFKDKEYSTKELALLLKQRKRVKWVKSLSLYCAEVTVKYKGTDVKLFFCKNSKRGKWHLLVSSNTKLSIEKAYQIYSIRWSIEVFFKESKNYFGLGKSQSSDFDAQIADLSVAIIEFNVFSLAKRFEAYETLGGIFAHVKDQGMELVIVQRIWGFILELMRTLAEIIDSDFNELIISVLKNKPENNKFFRLIESMVYEPE, from the coding sequence ATGCTTCAGAATAAAAGTACAAAAGTTTTTTCAGAGACACAGAGTTTTTTCAGTTCAAGTGAAAAAGGAATTAATCGAATTATTAGCCTTTACAAGTTACTCAACTTAAGACAACTGAAATTAGGAAATAAAGAGTTGCCTCAGTCTACTTACTTCAAAGGTGACATACTATTAGGCTTACTACTTTTCCCAATTTTCTCTATCCCTAATATTTATAGCTACAGTAAGCATTATCTATCAGAGATGTTAGAAGCACAAAAGAATACATTCTATCGATTTAAAAATAACAGCCAGATAGATTGGCGTACTATAGTTTCATCATGTAATAATAAACTCTTTGGTCAAATAGCCAAAAACTCTCACTCTGATGACTGTAATCAAGCAGAAAGATGCTTAATTATTGACGATACTGATTTTGAGAAGTCTACCTACAAAACTGAACATGTTAGTAAAATATGGTCGCATGTAACCCATCGTTATATATTTGGTTTTAAAGGATTATTTCTAGGTTTATGGGATGGCAAAAGCTATTTTACATTGGACTTCTCTCTACATAAAGAAAGAGGGAAGAATAAAAAGACTCCATTTGGACTCACTGCCAAACAACGTAAAAAACAGTTCTCAAAGAAACGATCAACAAAGAGTAATGGGTTTAACCGAGAGAAAGAACTCGTTATTGATAAAATAACGATGGCAAAAGAGATGATGGTAAATGCTATTAAACAAGGAATTACAGTAGACTACATACTTATGGACAGTTGGTTCTTCTGTGATTCAATATTAAAAACTGTGATCTCTAATGGTATGCATCTTGTTGCAATGGCTAAGATGTCTAGTGCTAAATATTCTTTCAAAGACAAAGAATATAGCACCAAAGAACTTGCTCTCTTACTTAAACAGCGAAAGAGAGTAAAATGGGTAAAGTCACTTAGTCTATATTGTGCAGAAGTCACAGTGAAATATAAAGGTACAGATGTAAAACTATTCTTTTGCAAGAACAGTAAGCGAGGGAAATGGCATTTATTGGTATCTTCAAATACAAAGCTGAGCATAGAGAAAGCTTATCAGATATATAGTATTAGATGGAGTATTGAGGTCTTTTTTAAGGAATCAAAGAACTATTTTGGTTTAGGAAAATCTCAATCGAGTGATTTTGATGCTCAAATAGCAGATCTATCTGTAGCTATTATTGAGTTTAACGTTTTTAGTTTAGCAAAAAGGTTCGAGGCATATGAGACGCTAGGTGGAATCTTTGCTCATGTAAAAGATCAAGGAATGGAACTTGTAATAGTACAACGAATTTGGGGTTTTATCCTCGAATTGATGAGAACTCTCGCAGAAATCATCGATAGTGATTTTAATGAATTGATAATCAGTGTACTTAAAAATAAACCCGAAAATAATAAATTCTTTAGGCTCATTGAATCAATGGTTTATGAACCTGAATAA
- a CDS encoding CPBP family intramembrane metalloprotease — translation MTRKGFLRISIFYLIGITLSNVFRFDLFNIYESGEKLSVIELLLTSSLGAIGLLIGSLISRHLLSKEIKLQYSLFGTSWKWSLIMLVIPIILLVIFGVQNENEINVHYYGLIGGIGTLFYCFCEEIGWRGYLQDELQSVKEWKRVILIGFLWYLWYLSFISNQNFIDNIQFLGWIIFGSWGLGKVIDSTKSIIASTCFHMIIN, via the coding sequence ATGACTAGAAAAGGCTTTTTAAGAATCTCAATATTCTATTTGATAGGGATAACACTTTCAAATGTATTCAGATTTGATTTATTTAACATATATGAATCAGGAGAAAAACTATCTGTAATTGAATTATTATTAACATCTTCTTTAGGAGCAATTGGATTGCTAATTGGATCCTTAATTTCGAGACATTTATTGAGTAAAGAGATAAAATTACAGTATAGTCTATTTGGGACATCTTGGAAATGGAGTTTAATAATGCTAGTTATTCCTATCATCCTTCTTGTCATATTTGGAGTGCAAAACGAGAATGAGATAAATGTACATTATTACGGTTTGATCGGAGGGATTGGAACTCTGTTTTATTGCTTTTGTGAAGAAATAGGTTGGCGAGGATATTTGCAGGATGAATTGCAGTCTGTAAAAGAATGGAAAAGAGTAATATTAATTGGATTCTTATGGTATTTATGGTATCTATCATTTATTTCAAATCAAAATTTCATTGATAATATTCAGTTTCTGGGATGGATCATTTTTGGTAGTTGGGGTCTTGGAAAAGTTATAGATTCAACAAAATCAATAATCGCATCTACCTGTTTTCATATGATTATTAACTGA
- a CDS encoding replication-associated recombination protein A, giving the protein MLNQPLAERLRPQNLDHYFGQEHLVGPNGPIRKMIENKSVSSFILWGPPGVGKTTLAKIVARLLERPFYELSAINSGVKDVREVIDKAKKQRFFDTPNPILFIDEIHRFSKAQQDSLLGAVEQGVVTLIGATTENPSFEVISPLLSRCQVYVLKHVDASVLKKIVDRALDEDRYLASLSVEIKEYEALLRFSGGDVRKLLNVIEIVVNAMVSQNDTDKLVIDNDAVQKNLQENLALYDKKGEMHYDIISAFIKSVRGGDPDASVYYLARMLEGGEDVKFISRRLVILASEDIGLANPNALLLANATFDAVHKVGMPESRILLSECTIYLATSPKSNSAYSAINEAIAEVRRTGHLPVPLHLRNAPTKLMSDLGYKKGYKYSHAYDGNFADQQFLPEGLQNGRFYTPQENAQEKKILERLRKWWKSRF; this is encoded by the coding sequence ATTTTGAATCAACCTTTGGCCGAAAGATTACGCCCACAGAATCTAGATCATTATTTTGGTCAGGAGCATTTGGTGGGTCCTAATGGTCCTATTCGCAAAATGATCGAGAATAAGTCCGTTTCATCGTTTATTTTATGGGGGCCTCCTGGAGTGGGGAAAACCACTTTGGCTAAGATTGTGGCGAGATTATTGGAACGACCTTTTTACGAGTTGAGTGCTATAAATTCAGGAGTAAAGGATGTTCGAGAGGTGATTGATAAGGCAAAGAAGCAGCGTTTTTTTGATACGCCTAATCCGATCTTGTTTATTGATGAGATTCATCGTTTTAGTAAGGCGCAACAAGATTCTCTTCTAGGTGCAGTAGAGCAGGGGGTGGTGACGTTGATTGGTGCGACTACTGAAAATCCCAGCTTTGAGGTGATATCTCCTCTGTTGTCTCGATGTCAGGTTTATGTGTTGAAGCATGTGGATGCTTCGGTATTGAAGAAAATTGTTGATAGGGCTTTAGATGAGGATCGATATCTGGCTTCTTTATCTGTTGAGATTAAAGAGTATGAGGCATTGTTGCGTTTTTCTGGTGGTGATGTACGTAAGCTTTTGAATGTGATCGAAATCGTGGTTAATGCGATGGTCTCTCAAAATGATACGGATAAACTTGTGATTGATAATGATGCTGTTCAGAAGAATTTACAAGAGAATTTGGCTCTCTATGATAAGAAAGGAGAGATGCATTATGATATTATCTCTGCTTTCATTAAATCGGTGAGAGGTGGGGATCCTGATGCTTCGGTGTATTATCTTGCCCGAATGTTGGAGGGGGGAGAAGATGTAAAGTTCATTTCGCGTCGATTGGTGATTTTGGCTTCGGAAGATATAGGGTTAGCAAATCCGAATGCATTGCTTCTTGCTAATGCAACTTTTGATGCGGTACATAAAGTGGGAATGCCAGAGTCTCGTATCTTACTGTCGGAATGTACGATCTACTTGGCTACTTCGCCTAAGAGTAACTCTGCATATAGTGCCATCAATGAGGCTATTGCTGAAGTTCGTCGTACGGGTCATTTGCCTGTCCCATTACACCTGCGTAATGCTCCAACTAAGTTAATGTCTGATCTCGGATATAAGAAAGGGTATAAGTATTCTCATGCTTATGATGGGAATTTTGCTGACCAGCAGTTTCTTCCTGAAGGGTTGCAGAATGGCCGTTTCTATACGCCGCAAGAGAATGCCCAAGAGAAGAAGATTCTCGAACGTTTAAGGAAGTGGTGGAAGTCTAGGTTTTAA
- a CDS encoding DUF898 domain-containing protein — MKKNLTANISLRNCILPMILAIIIIIYIYTPPIIPISNIYLSTSLGQLTRIISWLSLSFLSFKMVKGILEGIMIDNEVLEFHGILKDYLKIALIYSVITIITLGLAFPLFLKKKYEYLVANTTYKGQPLQFRGCIKAMTIFISVIMCSIYAFLAIAMLDINIPFSFDLSGDAQFAIFYLLLISFVIISTAYLYHWYARFNYKDYKLGFKNHFTSYIPYLLLSFVGSILTLGLGSIFFSLWVKKIYIKDFEAKSEEQLITFSEEIDIFNDGFYILGQMLLIIITIGIYTPIAYQKILNRIIPKIAYTKES; from the coding sequence ATGAAAAAGAATCTTACAGCCAATATCTCTCTACGTAACTGCATTTTACCGATGATCCTTGCAATCATTATCATAATATACATTTACACACCGCCAATCATTCCAATTTCAAACATATACCTGTCCACCTCACTAGGACAACTCACAAGAATAATATCTTGGCTTAGTTTATCCTTCTTATCATTTAAAATGGTCAAAGGAATTCTAGAGGGTATAATGATTGACAATGAAGTACTGGAATTTCATGGCATATTGAAAGACTACCTAAAGATAGCACTAATCTACAGTGTCATAACAATCATAACTTTGGGTTTAGCATTTCCACTATTCCTTAAGAAGAAGTATGAATATCTCGTGGCGAACACAACCTATAAAGGGCAACCACTTCAATTCAGAGGTTGCATAAAAGCAATGACGATATTTATATCGGTTATAATGTGCTCAATTTACGCATTTCTTGCCATCGCCATGTTGGATATAAATATTCCATTCTCATTCGACCTATCTGGAGACGCACAGTTTGCAATATTCTATCTACTGCTTATATCTTTCGTAATCATATCTACTGCCTATCTCTACCATTGGTATGCAAGATTCAATTATAAAGACTACAAGCTAGGATTCAAAAATCACTTTACTAGCTATATCCCATACCTACTTCTATCATTTGTTGGCTCAATACTGACATTAGGACTAGGCTCAATATTTTTCAGCTTATGGGTTAAAAAGATATACATTAAAGATTTCGAAGCAAAAAGCGAAGAACAGCTAATTACATTTTCTGAAGAGATCGATATATTTAACGACGGCTTCTATATTCTTGGACAAATGCTACTAATAATAATTACTATTGGAATCTATACTCCAATAGCTTATCAAAAAATATTGAATCGTATCATCCCTAAGATTGCTTACACCAAAGAGTCATAA
- a CDS encoding DUF898 domain-containing protein: MKNYLSSNISLKGCIIPMIFMIITYATLIFTMNPQSSYVAYGFLSFIAFFASAISLSFCMRKGIINGLFIEEEPLKFDGSLGRYFLILIGYTLLSMITVGITIPLLIKKSQCFFIDNTTYKKEAFKFKGKIQAMVIFMIIYLAAFITISIIAGTQLKNGNIPSGSNFLPLVIVYPLILVLISFISAYLYNWYANIDYKNYNFHFRSSFSAYITPWLLTILGTVFSLGLVTPFLNIWIAKKYINDLEATNEESTVTFSEELDIKEDGIYLLGQTILTIFTIGIYLPIAQQKILNRIIPKIAYTKES; the protein is encoded by the coding sequence ATGAAAAATTATCTATCCTCAAACATTTCATTAAAAGGATGCATTATTCCAATGATCTTTATGATCATCACATATGCAACACTTATCTTTACAATGAATCCACAAAGTAGTTATGTAGCTTATGGCTTTCTATCATTCATCGCCTTTTTTGCATCTGCTATAAGTTTATCTTTCTGCATGAGGAAAGGTATTATCAATGGACTATTTATTGAAGAAGAACCATTAAAATTCGATGGATCCTTAGGCAGATATTTCTTAATATTGATTGGCTATACTCTTTTATCCATGATTACAGTGGGAATTACAATACCTCTATTGATAAAGAAAAGCCAGTGCTTTTTTATTGATAATACAACATACAAAAAGGAGGCATTTAAGTTTAAAGGCAAAATCCAAGCAATGGTAATATTCATGATAATCTACCTTGCTGCATTCATAACAATATCGATAATAGCTGGAACTCAATTAAAAAATGGCAATATTCCAAGTGGATCAAATTTCCTTCCCTTAGTTATAGTATATCCTCTTATCCTTGTCTTAATTAGTTTTATATCCGCTTATCTATATAACTGGTACGCAAATATAGACTACAAAAACTACAACTTCCACTTTAGATCAAGCTTCAGCGCATATATCACACCATGGTTGTTGACAATATTGGGAACAGTATTCTCTTTAGGTTTAGTAACTCCATTTCTGAACATATGGATTGCAAAAAAATATATAAACGACTTAGAGGCTACAAATGAAGAAAGCACTGTTACCTTCTCTGAAGAATTAGATATTAAAGAAGATGGTATTTATTTACTAGGACAAACGATCCTTACAATCTTTACCATCGGAATCTACCTCCCAATCGCACAACAAAAAATATTGAATCGTATCATCCCTAAGATTGCTTACACCAAAGAGTCGTAA
- a CDS encoding manganese efflux pump MntP family protein: protein MNILSIILIGIGLSIDSLAASVTMGACSVDIRRREVFKVASCMAFFQGALPCLGWIVGFAFKEQVQACDHWIAFLLLAVIGGKLFYDGLTHDGEDGCKETLFTNSILGLVGVAVATSIDAMILGVGFALIEINIGLTMFIIALTTFMFSSAGVYLGKRLGNQMNGSIEMFGGVVLVGLGVKILITHLYFVG from the coding sequence ATGAATATTCTATCCATTATCCTAATTGGGATTGGGCTTTCTATTGATAGTTTGGCTGCAAGTGTTACTATGGGAGCATGCAGTGTGGATATCCGACGACGAGAAGTGTTTAAAGTGGCATCATGTATGGCTTTTTTTCAAGGTGCTCTTCCTTGTCTTGGCTGGATTGTTGGATTCGCTTTTAAGGAGCAGGTTCAGGCTTGTGATCATTGGATTGCTTTTCTGTTGTTAGCAGTCATTGGAGGGAAACTCTTTTATGATGGTTTGACACATGATGGGGAAGATGGATGTAAAGAGACCCTTTTTACAAATAGTATATTGGGGCTTGTTGGTGTTGCCGTAGCCACAAGCATTGATGCTATGATATTAGGTGTTGGTTTTGCGCTGATTGAGATTAATATTGGACTCACTATGTTTATTATTGCATTGACTACATTTATGTTTTCATCTGCAGGAGTTTATCTTGGTAAGAGATTGGGAAATCAGATGAATGGAAGCATTGAGATGTTTGGTGGGGTTGTGCTTGTTGGATTGGGGGTAAAGATTTTAATTACTCACCTCTATTTTGTTGGGTGA
- the kdsA gene encoding 3-deoxy-8-phosphooctulonate synthase, producing the protein MIGQLPKIKHTDSGNFFLLAGPCAVESESLAMHVAEKMVEITNKLRIPYVFKGSFKKANRSRLDSFTGIGDEKALKILRKVSETFDIPTVTDIHTEADAEMAAAYVDVLQIPAFLCRQTDLLVAAAKTGKMVNIKKGQFLAAGSMKFAVQKVREMDNPNVMLTERGTMFGYQDMVIDYRGIPEMQENACPVVLDITHSLQQPNQTSGVTGGKPQLIETVAKAGIAVGCDGLFIETHPDPSNALSDGANMLHLDKMESLLTKLVRLHEVTREF; encoded by the coding sequence ATGATTGGTCAGTTACCTAAAATAAAGCATACCGATAGTGGTAATTTCTTCTTATTAGCAGGGCCTTGTGCTGTGGAGAGTGAGTCTTTGGCAATGCATGTTGCGGAAAAGATGGTAGAGATAACCAATAAACTTCGTATTCCTTATGTTTTTAAGGGGTCGTTTAAGAAGGCAAACCGTTCACGCTTGGATAGTTTTACTGGTATCGGAGATGAGAAAGCTTTGAAGATCTTACGTAAAGTGAGTGAGACTTTTGATATTCCAACAGTGACAGATATACATACGGAAGCGGATGCGGAGATGGCTGCTGCTTATGTTGATGTACTTCAGATTCCGGCTTTCCTATGTCGTCAGACAGACCTTTTGGTTGCTGCGGCAAAAACTGGTAAGATGGTGAATATCAAGAAGGGTCAGTTTCTTGCAGCTGGTTCAATGAAATTTGCAGTGCAGAAGGTTCGTGAAATGGATAATCCGAATGTGATGTTGACTGAAAGAGGTACGATGTTTGGATATCAAGATATGGTTATCGATTATCGTGGTATTCCAGAGATGCAGGAGAATGCATGTCCTGTGGTTCTTGATATTACACATTCTCTACAACAGCCTAACCAAACGAGTGGTGTGACTGGAGGAAAGCCTCAGTTGATCGAAACTGTAGCAAAAGCTGGAATTGCAGTTGGGTGTGATGGTCTGTTTATCGAAACGCATCCAGATCCTTCTAATGCTCTTTCTGATGGTGCTAATATGTTACATTTAGATAAGATGGAGAGTTTATTGACCAAGTTGGTTCGTTTACATGAAGTAACGCGTGAGTTTTAG
- a CDS encoding DUF2764 domain-containing protein, giving the protein MSNYYSFVAGLPEIQLQDAKAYHTTSSIKELLSETVNEKDWNLLAYYYGKFDNQNLLVSLGAVEGSWDHRGNYSEEEVKEMLTAFQEEEDPRHINIPSWFRRFIPAYQTNDTLFPNMSWEDQLTTVYYEAGIDCSNGYIAEWFKFQYSVRNIMTAIQCRKFELDRTIYVLGEDEFSLKLKTSNAKDFGVTVEFPYVSQVMKVMEMPNFYDREKALDALYWNYIEENTFFFYFSLERIFGYLIQLEMIERWSGLNEEEGMVVFREFVNQLKSSFRFEDEFSLKR; this is encoded by the coding sequence ATGAGCAATTATTACAGTTTCGTAGCAGGATTGCCAGAGATACAACTTCAAGATGCAAAAGCGTATCATACCACATCTTCTATAAAAGAGTTGCTTTCAGAGACCGTCAATGAGAAAGACTGGAATCTATTGGCTTACTACTATGGAAAGTTCGATAACCAAAACTTATTAGTTAGTTTAGGTGCTGTGGAAGGGTCGTGGGATCATCGAGGAAATTATAGTGAAGAGGAGGTCAAAGAGATGTTAACGGCATTTCAAGAAGAAGAGGATCCTCGCCACATTAATATTCCTAGTTGGTTTCGTCGATTTATTCCCGCATATCAAACGAATGACACACTGTTTCCAAATATGTCATGGGAAGATCAATTGACGACGGTTTATTATGAAGCCGGAATAGATTGTTCTAACGGATATATTGCTGAATGGTTTAAGTTTCAGTATAGTGTTCGTAATATTATGACAGCTATTCAATGTCGTAAATTTGAATTGGATCGAACTATTTATGTGTTAGGAGAAGATGAGTTTTCATTGAAACTGAAGACAAGTAACGCTAAAGATTTTGGTGTCACCGTGGAGTTTCCGTATGTTTCTCAAGTCATGAAAGTGATGGAGATGCCAAATTTCTATGATAGAGAGAAAGCATTGGATGCGTTGTATTGGAACTATATAGAGGAGAATACATTCTTTTTCTATTTTAGTTTAGAGAGGATCTTTGGATATCTTATACAGCTTGAAATGATCGAAAGATGGAGCGGGCTGAATGAGGAAGAGGGTATGGTAGTATTTAGAGAGTTTGTTAACCAGTTAAAGTCATCTTTCCGTTTTGAAGATGAGTTTTCATTAAAACGCTAA
- a CDS encoding V-type ATP synthase subunit A, with the protein MSTKGIVRGIIANLVTVEADGPVSQNEICYLETAGTKLMAEVIKVTGKNAYVQVFESTRGLKINDKVNFDGHMLEVTLGPGILSKNYDGLQNDLDKMDGVFLQRGDYTYPLDNDKLWDFKPIAKVGDSVQAATWLGEVDENGQPHKIMVPFVMNGSFTVKTLVDAGQYSIHDTIAELEDEQGKLHKVTMVQKWPVKKPIKGYKEKPRPFKLLETGVRTIDTINPIVEGGTGFIPGPFGTGKTVLQHAISKQAEADIVIIAACGERANEVVEIFTEFPELDDPHTGRKLMERTTIIANTSNMPVASREASVYTAMTIAEYYRSQGLRVLLMADSTSRWAQALREMSNRLEELPGQDAFPMDLSAVIANFYARAGYVYLNNGAVGSITFIGTVSPAGGNLKEPVTESTKKAARCFYALQQSRADSKRYPAVNPIDSYSKYLEYPEFEAYIQDRIGDNWIPMINEVKTILQRGLEVSEQINILGDDGVPVDYHVTFMKSEMIDFVILQQDAFDAIDMMTPIVRQEYMLNLVMRIVHTDFKFDSFTEVSVYFKRLINKMRQMNYSEFETDKFKDLEKELFDLVAERAVL; encoded by the coding sequence ATGTCAACAAAAGGTATAGTAAGAGGTATTATTGCCAACTTAGTTACAGTGGAGGCTGATGGTCCTGTTTCGCAGAACGAGATATGCTACCTAGAAACCGCTGGCACCAAGCTGATGGCTGAGGTGATTAAAGTAACTGGCAAGAATGCTTATGTCCAGGTTTTTGAGAGTACACGAGGGCTGAAGATTAACGATAAGGTGAACTTTGATGGTCACATGTTGGAGGTAACTTTGGGCCCAGGTATTCTATCAAAGAATTATGATGGACTACAGAATGATTTAGATAAGATGGATGGGGTATTTCTTCAAAGAGGAGATTATACTTATCCTTTAGATAACGATAAATTATGGGACTTTAAGCCTATTGCAAAAGTAGGTGACAGTGTTCAAGCTGCTACATGGCTTGGTGAGGTCGATGAAAATGGTCAGCCTCATAAGATCATGGTTCCATTTGTTATGAACGGTAGCTTTACGGTGAAGACTTTGGTTGACGCTGGACAGTATAGTATTCATGACACCATTGCTGAGCTTGAGGATGAACAGGGTAAACTACATAAGGTTACTATGGTTCAGAAGTGGCCTGTGAAAAAACCTATTAAAGGTTATAAAGAGAAACCACGTCCTTTTAAACTTCTAGAGACAGGTGTTCGTACTATTGATACGATTAATCCTATTGTAGAGGGGGGTACTGGATTTATTCCTGGTCCTTTCGGTACTGGAAAGACCGTATTACAGCATGCTATTTCAAAGCAGGCAGAGGCCGATATCGTAATTATCGCGGCTTGTGGTGAGCGTGCAAATGAGGTGGTAGAGATCTTTACCGAGTTTCCTGAGTTGGATGATCCACATACAGGACGTAAATTGATGGAGCGTACTACCATTATTGCGAATACTTCAAATATGCCAGTGGCATCGCGTGAAGCTTCGGTATATACCGCAATGACTATTGCTGAATATTATCGTTCGCAAGGATTACGTGTTCTTTTGATGGCCGATTCAACTTCGCGTTGGGCACAAGCTTTAAGAGAGATGTCGAATAGATTGGAGGAACTTCCAGGACAGGATGCTTTCCCAATGGACCTTTCTGCTGTTATTGCGAACTTTTATGCTCGTGCTGGGTATGTTTATTTGAACAATGGAGCCGTAGGATCGATTACGTTCATCGGAACAGTATCTCCAGCAGGGGGTAACTTGAAAGAGCCAGTAACAGAGTCGACAAAGAAAGCCGCACGTTGTTTCTATGCACTTCAACAGAGTCGTGCAGATAGTAAACGATATCCTGCTGTAAATCCAATTGATTCGTATTCGAAGTATCTTGAGTATCCTGAATTTGAGGCATATATTCAAGATCGTATTGGCGACAATTGGATTCCAATGATCAACGAGGTTAAAACAATTCTTCAGAGAGGTCTTGAGGTGAGTGAGCAGATCAATATTCTTGGTGATGATGGTGTACCAGTTGATTATCATGTGACATTTATGAAGTCTGAGATGATCGATTTCGTTATATTACAACAGGATGCTTTCGATGCTATTGATATGATGACTCCTATTGTACGTCAAGAATATATGTTGAACTTGGTGATGAGGATTGTTCATACTGACTTTAAATTTGACTCTTTTACAGAAGTGTCAGTTTACTTCAAGCGTTTGATTAATAAGATGCGTCAGATGAATTACTCTGAATTCGAAACGGATAAGTTTAAAGATCTTGAAAAGGAGTTATTTGATCTTGTTGCTGAGAGAGCTGTATTGTAG
- a CDS encoding V-type ATP synthase subunit B produces the protein MATKAFQKIYTKITAITKATITLKAQAVGYDELATVDGRLAQVVKMMGDDVTLQVFGGTDGIPTNAEVTFLGKSPTLKVSDQLAGRFFNAFGDPIDGGPAIEGKEVAIGGPSVNPVRRKQPSELIATGIAGIDLNNTLVSGQKIPFFADPDQPFNQVMANVALRAEADKIILGGMGLTNDDYLYFRNVFENAGALNRIISFVNTTENPPVERLLVPDMSLTAAEYFAVEKNENVLVLLTDMTLYADALSIVSNRMDQIPSKDSMPGSLYSDLAKIYEKAVQFPEGGSITIIAVTTLAGGDITHAIPDNTGYITEGQLFLRKDTDIGKVIVDPFRSLSRLKQLVAGKKTREDHPQVMNTAVRLFADAANAKTKMENGFDLSDYDERTLAFAKEYSNDLLAIDVNINTTEMLDKGWDLFSRHFTQDEVAMKQEMVDKYWPEA, from the coding sequence ATGGCAACAAAAGCTTTTCAAAAAATATATACAAAGATTACTGCGATAACCAAAGCAACGATCACTTTGAAGGCCCAAGCGGTTGGATATGATGAGTTGGCTACGGTGGATGGGCGATTGGCCCAAGTGGTAAAAATGATGGGCGATGATGTGACTTTGCAGGTATTTGGTGGAACCGATGGTATTCCGACAAATGCTGAAGTTACTTTCTTAGGTAAATCGCCGACATTGAAGGTAAGTGATCAATTGGCTGGTCGTTTCTTTAATGCTTTTGGTGATCCTATTGATGGAGGTCCTGCTATTGAAGGTAAAGAGGTGGCTATTGGAGGTCCTTCTGTGAATCCTGTACGAAGAAAGCAACCTTCAGAATTGATCGCAACAGGTATTGCAGGTATTGATTTGAATAACACATTGGTTTCGGGGCAGAAGATTCCTTTCTTTGCTGATCCTGATCAACCTTTTAACCAAGTGATGGCAAATGTAGCTCTTAGAGCAGAAGCCGATAAAATTATCTTGGGTGGAATGGGTTTGACAAATGATGATTATTTGTATTTCCGTAATGTATTTGAGAATGCAGGTGCATTAAATCGTATTATTTCGTTTGTTAATACTACGGAGAACCCTCCTGTAGAGCGTCTTTTAGTCCCAGATATGTCTTTGACAGCTGCAGAGTATTTTGCCGTTGAGAAGAATGAGAATGTGTTGGTGCTATTGACCGATATGACATTGTACGCTGATGCATTATCAATTGTGTCAAACCGTATGGATCAGATTCCTTCTAAGGATAGTATGCCAGGATCACTTTACTCAGATTTGGCGAAGATTTATGAGAAGGCAGTTCAGTTCCCTGAGGGTGGTTCAATTACCATTATTGCGGTAACAACATTAGCTGGTGGTGACATTACTCATGCTATTCCAGATAATACGGGTTATATTACTGAGGGGCAGTTATTCTTGCGTAAAGATACTGATATTGGTAAAGTGATTGTCGATCCTTTCCGTTCATTGTCTCGTTTGAAGCAGTTGGTGGCAGGTAAGAAGACGCGTGAAGATCACCCACAAGTGATGAATACCGCGGTTCGTCTGTTTGCTGATGCTGCCAATGCAAAGACAAAGATGGAGAATGGGTTTGACCTAAGTGATTACGACGAGAGGACTTTGGCCTTTGCGAAAGAGTATTCGAATGATTTGCTTGCAATTGATGTGAATATAAATACCACTGAGATGCTAGATAAAGGCTGGGATCTATTCAGTCGTCACTTTACTCAGGATGAGGTGGCTATGAAGCAAGAGATGGTTGATAAATACTGGCCAGAGGCTTAG